From the Dendropsophus ebraccatus isolate aDenEbr1 unplaced genomic scaffold, aDenEbr1.pat pat_scaffold_1232_ctg1, whole genome shotgun sequence genome, one window contains:
- the LOC138775003 gene encoding protein lifeguard 1-like isoform X2 encodes MACPLHGELLLMQVVFTGESSKYKHLTSPPGLVSLSMKQTEGIAPAGPGNGPRSNCPITFGAIVGSCPLLVTSRMSHEKSFLVTGDPYANPPYPVQAAPVPAPGYGQPPYPNTAPYPNTAPYPNTAPYPSDVPYPNAVPYPTQPPMGQPPYPPAYNPGPYPAAPYPHQPYGQGGYPSEQSDFGSPIHSTTYHEEGPPSYCDNQDFPISHWDDKNIRRAFIRKVFLVLTAQLLVTFAFVAVFTFVKDVQIYVRKNAWTYYLSYAIFFVSLITLSCCGDFRRRHPWNLVALSILTLSLSYMVGMIASFYETDAVIMALGITAAVCFTVVLFSLQTKYDFTSCMGVLMVSLVVLIVFSILCIFIRNKILQIVYASLGALLFTCFLAVDTQMILGNKQLALSPEEYVFAALNLYTDIINIFLYILAIIGKAKE; translated from the exons GAGAATCTTCCAAATACAAGCACCTCACATCACCTCCAGGCCTTGTGTCATTGTCCATGAAGCAGACAGAAGGAATTGCCCCCGCCGGCCCAGGAAACGGCCCAAGGAGCAATTGTCCCATTACTTTTG GTGCCATTGTCGGATCTTGTCCGTTGCTGGTGACGTCCAGGATGTCCCATGAGAAGAGTTTCCTGGTGACGGGGGACCCGTACGCTAATCCACCCTATCCTGTACAGGCCGCTCCAGTTCCTGCCCCAGGATATGGACAGCCCCCCTACCCCAACACGGCCCCCTACCCCAACACGGCCCCCTACCCCAACACGGCCCCCTACCCCAGTGATGTTCCGTACCCCAATGCTGTTCCTTACCCCACTCAGCCCCCTATGGGTCAGCCCCCGTATCCTCCAGCTTACAACCCAGGGCCGTATCCTGCAGCACCATATCCTCACCAGCCATACGGACAAGGTGGCTACCCCTCAGAGCAGAgcg ATTTTggctcccccatacacagcaccacCTATCACGAGGAGGGGCCGCCTTCATACTGCGATAACCAGGATTTTCCCATCAGCCACTGGGACGATAAAAACATCCGGAGAGCGTTTATCCGTAAG GTCTTCCTCGTTCTCACCGCTCAGCTTCTGGTCACCTTTGCATTTGTGGCGGTTTTCACCTTCGTGAAGGACGTCCAGATTTACGTGAGGAAGAATGCATGGACATATTACCTCTCATACGCCATCTTCTTCGTCTCCCTCATCACTCTCAGCTGCTGTGGGGATTTCCGCCGCCGCCACCCATGGAACCTTGTGGCTCTG TCCATCCTGACGCTCAGCCTCTCCTACATGGTCGGAATGATCGCCAGCTTCTATGAGACGGACGCCGTGATAATGGCGCTGGGGATCACGGCTGCTGTCTGCTTCACTGTGGTCCTGTTCTCTCTGCAG ACAAAATACGATTTCACTTCCTGCATGGGGGTCCTGATGGTCAGCCTGGTGGTCCTCATTGTCTTCTCTATACTCTGCATCTTCATACGCAACAAGATCCTGCAGATCGTCTACGCCTCGCTGGGGGCGCTGCTCTTCACCTGT TTCCTGGCGGTGGACACACAAATGATCCTGGGGAACAAGCAGCTGGCGCTCAGCCCTGAGGAATACGTCTTTGCTGCCCTGAACCTGTACACAGACATCATCAACATCTTCCTCTACATCCTGGCGATAATCGGCAAGGCCAAGGAGTGA
- the LOC138775003 gene encoding protein lifeguard 1-like isoform X1, with amino-acid sequence MACPLHGELLLMQVVFTGESSKYKHLTSPPGLVSLSMKQTEGIAPAGPGNGPRSNCPITFGVYSDRGAIVGSCPLLVTSRMSHEKSFLVTGDPYANPPYPVQAAPVPAPGYGQPPYPNTAPYPNTAPYPNTAPYPSDVPYPNAVPYPTQPPMGQPPYPPAYNPGPYPAAPYPHQPYGQGGYPSEQSDFGSPIHSTTYHEEGPPSYCDNQDFPISHWDDKNIRRAFIRKVFLVLTAQLLVTFAFVAVFTFVKDVQIYVRKNAWTYYLSYAIFFVSLITLSCCGDFRRRHPWNLVALSILTLSLSYMVGMIASFYETDAVIMALGITAAVCFTVVLFSLQTKYDFTSCMGVLMVSLVVLIVFSILCIFIRNKILQIVYASLGALLFTCFLAVDTQMILGNKQLALSPEEYVFAALNLYTDIINIFLYILAIIGKAKE; translated from the exons GAGAATCTTCCAAATACAAGCACCTCACATCACCTCCAGGCCTTGTGTCATTGTCCATGAAGCAGACAGAAGGAATTGCCCCCGCCGGCCCAGGAAACGGCCCAAGGAGCAATTGTCCCATTACTTTTGGTGtatatagtgaccggg GTGCCATTGTCGGATCTTGTCCGTTGCTGGTGACGTCCAGGATGTCCCATGAGAAGAGTTTCCTGGTGACGGGGGACCCGTACGCTAATCCACCCTATCCTGTACAGGCCGCTCCAGTTCCTGCCCCAGGATATGGACAGCCCCCCTACCCCAACACGGCCCCCTACCCCAACACGGCCCCCTACCCCAACACGGCCCCCTACCCCAGTGATGTTCCGTACCCCAATGCTGTTCCTTACCCCACTCAGCCCCCTATGGGTCAGCCCCCGTATCCTCCAGCTTACAACCCAGGGCCGTATCCTGCAGCACCATATCCTCACCAGCCATACGGACAAGGTGGCTACCCCTCAGAGCAGAgcg ATTTTggctcccccatacacagcaccacCTATCACGAGGAGGGGCCGCCTTCATACTGCGATAACCAGGATTTTCCCATCAGCCACTGGGACGATAAAAACATCCGGAGAGCGTTTATCCGTAAG GTCTTCCTCGTTCTCACCGCTCAGCTTCTGGTCACCTTTGCATTTGTGGCGGTTTTCACCTTCGTGAAGGACGTCCAGATTTACGTGAGGAAGAATGCATGGACATATTACCTCTCATACGCCATCTTCTTCGTCTCCCTCATCACTCTCAGCTGCTGTGGGGATTTCCGCCGCCGCCACCCATGGAACCTTGTGGCTCTG TCCATCCTGACGCTCAGCCTCTCCTACATGGTCGGAATGATCGCCAGCTTCTATGAGACGGACGCCGTGATAATGGCGCTGGGGATCACGGCTGCTGTCTGCTTCACTGTGGTCCTGTTCTCTCTGCAG ACAAAATACGATTTCACTTCCTGCATGGGGGTCCTGATGGTCAGCCTGGTGGTCCTCATTGTCTTCTCTATACTCTGCATCTTCATACGCAACAAGATCCTGCAGATCGTCTACGCCTCGCTGGGGGCGCTGCTCTTCACCTGT TTCCTGGCGGTGGACACACAAATGATCCTGGGGAACAAGCAGCTGGCGCTCAGCCCTGAGGAATACGTCTTTGCTGCCCTGAACCTGTACACAGACATCATCAACATCTTCCTCTACATCCTGGCGATAATCGGCAAGGCCAAGGAGTGA